A stretch of the Capsicum annuum cultivar UCD-10X-F1 chromosome 10, UCD10Xv1.1, whole genome shotgun sequence genome encodes the following:
- the LOC107845290 gene encoding acyl-coenzyme A oxidase 3, peroxisomal isoform X2, which translates to MEKVHFRTEVLSRHLSQETPILNPMLQSFPCLSYNPPELSEPSSVFDIKEMRKLMDGHNFDERDWLFGLMLQSKLFNPIKKGGKVFVSPDYSQSKEQQREITMRRIEYLVEHGGIKEWLTGKGSENELRNLARAECVSIFDYSLGIKLGVHLFLWGGAIQFFGTKRHHDKWLKATEEYVVKGCFAMTELGHGSNVRGIETVTTYDSSTGEFVITTPCESAQKYWIGGAANHATHTVVFSQLIIEGKNQGVHAFICQIRDENGDICPNIRIADCGHKIGLNGVDNGRIWFDNVRVPRENLLNSVADVSPDGKYLTAIKDPDQRFAAFLAPLTSGRVTIAVSAIYSAKVGLATAIRYSLTRRAFSVTPNGPEILLLDYPSHQRRLLPLLAKTYAMSFAVNYLKKIYVNRTPEMNKVIHVVSSAFKAIASWHNMRTLQECREACGGQGLKTENRVGPLKGEFDVQSTFEGDNNVLMQQVSKALFGEYVAAKRSKKPIKGLGLEHMNASRPIVPSQLTSHTMRQAQFQNDIFCLRERDLLERFAAEVALCQAQGKSKEYAFTLNYQLAEDLGRAYSDRAVLHTFLEAEASVTSAPLKNVLDLVRSMYTLVTLEEDAAFLRYGYLSTDNAAMVRKEVANLCGELRPHALSLVSSFGLPDAFLGPIAFNWVEANAWSSEQN; encoded by the exons ATGGAGAAAGTACATTTCAGAACTGAAGTCCTCAGCAGACACCTAAGTCAAGAAACTCCAATACTCAATCCAATGCTCCAATCATTCCCATGTCTTAGCTATAACCCACCTGAGCTTTCAGAACCATCTTCTGTTTTTGACATAAAAGAGATGAGAAAGCTAATGGATGGTCACAATTTTGATGAAAGGGACTGGCTTTTTGGTCTGATGTTACAGAGTAAGCTTTTTAACCCAATAAAAAAGGGTGGAAAAGTGTTTGTTTCCCCTGATTACAGTCAATCTAAGGAACAACAAAGGGAAATTACCATGAGGAGGATTGAGTACCTTGTGGAACATGGGGGTATCAAGGAATGGCTTACTGGTAAAGGGTCTGAAAATGAATTGAGGAACTTAGCTCGTGCGGAGTGTGTTAGCATCTTTGATTATTCACTTGGCATCAAGCTTGGAGTCCATTTGTTCCTATG GGGCGGTGCAATCCAGTTTTTTGGTACCAAGCGACATCATGATAAATGGTTGAAGGCAACAGAGGAGTATGTGGTCAAAGGTTGCTTCGCGATGACAGAATTGGGGCATGGAAGCAAT GTTCGAGGTATTGAAACAGTCACAACATATGATTCAAGCACCGGAGAGTTTGTCATAACTACTCCATGTGAATCAGCTCAGAAGTATTGGATTGGAGGCGCAGCTAAT CATGCAACACATACGGTAGTTTTCTCTCAGCTCATCATTGAAGGGAAAAATCAAGGTGTCCATGCTTTTATCTGTCAGATCAGAGATGAGAATGGAGACATTTGTCCAAACATTCGTATAGCTGATTGTGGTCACAAGATTGGCTTGAATGGAGTCGACAATGGCAGAATCTG GTTTGACAATGTTCGCGTACCCAGAGAAAATTTGTTAAATTCTGTGGCGGATGTGTCTCCAGATGGAAAATATCTTACTGCTATCAAGGACCCTGACCAG AGGTTTGCAGCATTTTTGGCGCCATTGACATCTGGTCGTGTGACAATTGCAGTTAGTGCAATTTACTCAGCAAAG GTTGGTTTGGCAACTGCAATAAGATACTCGCTGACAAGGAGAGCGTTTTCAGTTACTCCTAACGGACCAGAAATTCTTTTACTTGATTACCCAAGTCATCAACGGCGGCTTCTTCCTCTTCTTGCAAAAAC ATATGCAATGAGCTTCGCTGTTAACTACTTGAAAAAGATATACGTCAACAGAACACCTGAGATGAACAAAGTGATTCATGTTGTTTCAAGTGCATTCAAAGCTATTGCAAGTTGGCATAACATGCGAACTCTTCAG GAATGTCGTGAAGCCTGTGGAGGCCAAGGGTTGAAGACTGAAAATCGGGTTGGCCCGCTAAAAGGTGAATTTGACGTGCAGTCTACTTTCGAGGGTGACAACAATGTCCTCATGCAGCAG GTTAGCAAGGCACTTTTTGGGGAATATGTGGCAGCCAAAAGGAGTAAGAAGCCAATCAAAGGATTGGGATTAGAACACATGAACGCCTCTCGTCCCATTGTACCTTCGCAACTCACAAGTCATACGATGAGGCAAGCCCAATTCCAG AACGACATATTCTGCCTACGTGAACGAGACCTTTTGGAACGTTTTGCTGCTGAAGTTGCACTATGCCAGGCACAGGGAAAAAGCAAAGAATATGCTTTTACTTTG AATTATCAGCTTGCTGAAGACCTGGGGAGAGCCTACTCAGACCGAGCAGTTCTCCATACTTTCCTCGAGGCAGAGGCATCCGTCACATCTGCGCCCCTTAAG AATGTTTTGGATCTCGTCAGATCGATGTATACTCTGGTCACCCTAGAAGAGGATGCTGCATTCCTCCGATACGGCTACTTGTCCACTGACAATGCTGCAATGGTGAGAAAAGAAGTTGCAAACCTTTGCGGTGAACTAAGGCCACATGCTCTTTCCTTGGTCAGTTCCTTCGGCTTACCTGACGCCTTCTTGGGCCCAATAGCTTTCAATTGGGTTGAAGCCAACGCTTGGTCTTCCGAACAAAACTAA
- the LOC107845290 gene encoding acyl-coenzyme A oxidase 3, peroxisomal isoform X1, with protein sequence MEKVNFRIKVLSRHLNQETPTPKFTVQSFPCLSYKQPELSEPSAVFDIKEMRKLMDGHNLEERDWLYGLMLQSNLFNPIERGGKVFVFPDYSQSKEQQREITMRRIGYLLERGVFKRWLTGDGPEDELRKLALVEGVCIFDHSLAIKIGVTYFLWGGAIQFFGTKRHHDKWLKATEEYVVKGCFAMTELGHGSNVRGIETVTTYDSSTGEFVITTPCESAQKYWIGGAANHATHTVVFSQLIIEGKNQGVHAFICQIRDENGDICPNIRIADCGHKIGLNGVDNGRIWFDNVRVPRENLLNSVADVSPDGKYLTAIKDPDQRFAAFLAPLTSGRVTIAVSAIYSAKVGLATAIRYSLTRRAFSVTPNGPEILLLDYPSHQRRLLPLLAKTYAMSFAVNYLKKIYVNRTPEMNKVIHVVSSAFKAIASWHNMRTLQECREACGGQGLKTENRVGPLKGEFDVQSTFEGDNNVLMQQVSKALFGEYVAAKRSKKPIKGLGLEHMNASRPIVPSQLTSHTMRQAQFQNDIFCLRERDLLERFAAEVALCQAQGKSKEYAFTLNYQLAEDLGRAYSDRAVLHTFLEAEASVTSAPLKNVLDLVRSMYTLVTLEEDAAFLRYGYLSTDNAAMVRKEVANLCGELRPHALSLVSSFGLPDAFLGPIAFNWVEANAWSSEQN encoded by the exons ATGGAGAAAGTGAATTTCAGAATAAAAGTCCTCAGCAGGCACCTAAACCAAGAAACACCAACACCCAAGTTTACTGTCCAATCATTTCCATGTCTTAGCTACAAACAGCCTGAGCTTTCTGAACCATCTGCTGTTTTCGACATAAAAGAGATGAGAAAACTCATGGATGGTCACAACTTGGAGGAAAGGGACTGGCTTTATGGTCTGATGTTACAAAGCAATCTTTTTAATCCAATAGAAAGGGGTGGCAAAGTGTTTGTTTTCCCTGATTACAGTCAGTCTAAGGAACAACAAAGGGAAATTACCATGAGGAGAATTGGATACCTTCTTGAACGTGGGGTTTTCAAGCGATGGCTTACTGGTGATGGGCCAGAAGATGAGTTGAGGAAATTGGCTCTTGTGGAAGGTGTTTGTATCTTTGATCATTCACTTGCTATCAAGATTGGTGTCACGTATTTCCTATG GGGCGGTGCAATCCAGTTTTTTGGTACCAAGCGACATCATGATAAATGGTTGAAGGCAACAGAGGAGTATGTGGTCAAAGGTTGCTTCGCGATGACAGAATTGGGGCATGGAAGCAAT GTTCGAGGTATTGAAACAGTCACAACATATGATTCAAGCACCGGAGAGTTTGTCATAACTACTCCATGTGAATCAGCTCAGAAGTATTGGATTGGAGGCGCAGCTAAT CATGCAACACATACGGTAGTTTTCTCTCAGCTCATCATTGAAGGGAAAAATCAAGGTGTCCATGCTTTTATCTGTCAGATCAGAGATGAGAATGGAGACATTTGTCCAAACATTCGTATAGCTGATTGTGGTCACAAGATTGGCTTGAATGGAGTCGACAATGGCAGAATCTG GTTTGACAATGTTCGCGTACCCAGAGAAAATTTGTTAAATTCTGTGGCGGATGTGTCTCCAGATGGAAAATATCTTACTGCTATCAAGGACCCTGACCAG AGGTTTGCAGCATTTTTGGCGCCATTGACATCTGGTCGTGTGACAATTGCAGTTAGTGCAATTTACTCAGCAAAG GTTGGTTTGGCAACTGCAATAAGATACTCGCTGACAAGGAGAGCGTTTTCAGTTACTCCTAACGGACCAGAAATTCTTTTACTTGATTACCCAAGTCATCAACGGCGGCTTCTTCCTCTTCTTGCAAAAAC ATATGCAATGAGCTTCGCTGTTAACTACTTGAAAAAGATATACGTCAACAGAACACCTGAGATGAACAAAGTGATTCATGTTGTTTCAAGTGCATTCAAAGCTATTGCAAGTTGGCATAACATGCGAACTCTTCAG GAATGTCGTGAAGCCTGTGGAGGCCAAGGGTTGAAGACTGAAAATCGGGTTGGCCCGCTAAAAGGTGAATTTGACGTGCAGTCTACTTTCGAGGGTGACAACAATGTCCTCATGCAGCAG GTTAGCAAGGCACTTTTTGGGGAATATGTGGCAGCCAAAAGGAGTAAGAAGCCAATCAAAGGATTGGGATTAGAACACATGAACGCCTCTCGTCCCATTGTACCTTCGCAACTCACAAGTCATACGATGAGGCAAGCCCAATTCCAG AACGACATATTCTGCCTACGTGAACGAGACCTTTTGGAACGTTTTGCTGCTGAAGTTGCACTATGCCAGGCACAGGGAAAAAGCAAAGAATATGCTTTTACTTTG AATTATCAGCTTGCTGAAGACCTGGGGAGAGCCTACTCAGACCGAGCAGTTCTCCATACTTTCCTCGAGGCAGAGGCATCCGTCACATCTGCGCCCCTTAAG AATGTTTTGGATCTCGTCAGATCGATGTATACTCTGGTCACCCTAGAAGAGGATGCTGCATTCCTCCGATACGGCTACTTGTCCACTGACAATGCTGCAATGGTGAGAAAAGAAGTTGCAAACCTTTGCGGTGAACTAAGGCCACATGCTCTTTCCTTGGTCAGTTCCTTCGGCTTACCTGACGCCTTCTTGGGCCCAATAGCTTTCAATTGGGTTGAAGCCAACGCTTGGTCTTCCGAACAAAACTAA
- the LOC107845290 gene encoding acyl-coenzyme A oxidase 3, peroxisomal isoform X3, protein MQNSNFSSMEKVNFRTRILTNHLNQETPSPHFSLQTTPCLSYNPPELSAPSSIFDKKQMRQLMDGHNLTEKDWLFGLMLQSNLFNPMKSGGKVFVQPDYNQSKEQQREITMRRIGYLLEHGVFKKWLTGNGPVDELRKLALLECLAIFDHSLAIKTGVHFFLWGGAIQFFGTKRHHDKWLKATEEYVVKGCFAMTELGHGSNVRGIETVTTYDSSTGEFVITTPCESAQKYWIGGAANHATHTVVFSQLIIEGKNQGVHAFICQIRDENGDICPNIRIADCGHKIGLNGVDNGRIWFDNVRVPRENLLNSVADVSPDGKYLTAIKDPDQRFAAFLAPLTSGRVTIAVSAIYSAKVGLATAIRYSLTRRAFSVTPNGPEILLLDYPSHQRRLLPLLAKTYAMSFAVNYLKKIYVNRTPEMNKVIHVVSSAFKAIASWHNMRTLQECREACGGQGLKTENRVGPLKGEFDVQSTFEGDNNVLMQQVSKALFGEYVAAKRSKKPIKGLGLEHMNASRPIVPSQLTSHTMRQAQFQNDIFCLRERDLLERFAAEVALCQAQGKSKEYAFTLNYQLAEDLGRAYSDRAVLHTFLEAEASVTSAPLKNVLDLVRSMYTLVTLEEDAAFLRYGYLSTDNAAMVRKEVANLCGELRPHALSLVSSFGLPDAFLGPIAFNWVEANAWSSEQN, encoded by the exons ATGCAAAACTCCAATTTTTCATCAATGGAAAAAGTGAATTTCAGAACAAGAATCCTCACCAATCACCTAAATCAAGAAACCCCATCACCCCATTTTTCACTCCAAACAACCCCATGTCTTAGTTACAATCCACCTGAATTATCAGCACCATCATCCATTTTTGACAAAAAACAGATGAGACAACTAATGGATGGTCATAATTTGACTGAAAAGGATTGGCTATTTGGTTTGATGTTACAAAGTAATCTCTTTAACCCAATGAAAAGTGGTGGCAAAGTGTTTGTTCAACCTGATTATAATCAGAGTAAAGAACAACAAAGGGAGATTACTATGAGGAGAATTGGTTACCTTCTTGAACATGGGGTTTTCAAGAAATGGCTTACTGGTAATGGACCTGTAGATGAGTTGAGGAAATTGGCTCTCTTGGAATGTCTTGCTATCTTTGATCATTCTCTTGCTATCAAGACTGGTGTCCATTTTTTCCTatg GGGCGGTGCAATCCAGTTTTTTGGTACCAAGCGACATCATGATAAATGGTTGAAGGCAACAGAGGAGTATGTGGTCAAAGGTTGCTTCGCGATGACAGAATTGGGGCATGGAAGCAAT GTTCGAGGTATTGAAACAGTCACAACATATGATTCAAGCACCGGAGAGTTTGTCATAACTACTCCATGTGAATCAGCTCAGAAGTATTGGATTGGAGGCGCAGCTAAT CATGCAACACATACGGTAGTTTTCTCTCAGCTCATCATTGAAGGGAAAAATCAAGGTGTCCATGCTTTTATCTGTCAGATCAGAGATGAGAATGGAGACATTTGTCCAAACATTCGTATAGCTGATTGTGGTCACAAGATTGGCTTGAATGGAGTCGACAATGGCAGAATCTG GTTTGACAATGTTCGCGTACCCAGAGAAAATTTGTTAAATTCTGTGGCGGATGTGTCTCCAGATGGAAAATATCTTACTGCTATCAAGGACCCTGACCAG AGGTTTGCAGCATTTTTGGCGCCATTGACATCTGGTCGTGTGACAATTGCAGTTAGTGCAATTTACTCAGCAAAG GTTGGTTTGGCAACTGCAATAAGATACTCGCTGACAAGGAGAGCGTTTTCAGTTACTCCTAACGGACCAGAAATTCTTTTACTTGATTACCCAAGTCATCAACGGCGGCTTCTTCCTCTTCTTGCAAAAAC ATATGCAATGAGCTTCGCTGTTAACTACTTGAAAAAGATATACGTCAACAGAACACCTGAGATGAACAAAGTGATTCATGTTGTTTCAAGTGCATTCAAAGCTATTGCAAGTTGGCATAACATGCGAACTCTTCAG GAATGTCGTGAAGCCTGTGGAGGCCAAGGGTTGAAGACTGAAAATCGGGTTGGCCCGCTAAAAGGTGAATTTGACGTGCAGTCTACTTTCGAGGGTGACAACAATGTCCTCATGCAGCAG GTTAGCAAGGCACTTTTTGGGGAATATGTGGCAGCCAAAAGGAGTAAGAAGCCAATCAAAGGATTGGGATTAGAACACATGAACGCCTCTCGTCCCATTGTACCTTCGCAACTCACAAGTCATACGATGAGGCAAGCCCAATTCCAG AACGACATATTCTGCCTACGTGAACGAGACCTTTTGGAACGTTTTGCTGCTGAAGTTGCACTATGCCAGGCACAGGGAAAAAGCAAAGAATATGCTTTTACTTTG AATTATCAGCTTGCTGAAGACCTGGGGAGAGCCTACTCAGACCGAGCAGTTCTCCATACTTTCCTCGAGGCAGAGGCATCCGTCACATCTGCGCCCCTTAAG AATGTTTTGGATCTCGTCAGATCGATGTATACTCTGGTCACCCTAGAAGAGGATGCTGCATTCCTCCGATACGGCTACTTGTCCACTGACAATGCTGCAATGGTGAGAAAAGAAGTTGCAAACCTTTGCGGTGAACTAAGGCCACATGCTCTTTCCTTGGTCAGTTCCTTCGGCTTACCTGACGCCTTCTTGGGCCCAATAGCTTTCAATTGGGTTGAAGCCAACGCTTGGTCTTCCGAACAAAACTAA